The following are encoded together in the Streptomyces sp. NBC_01465 genome:
- a CDS encoding TetR/AcrR family transcriptional regulator yields the protein MPANKEKNRDPGVSLALLWGEGDGRPRRGPKPKFTAAQVARSGVAIADAEGLESLSMQRVAEMLGVTTMALYRYVPGKPDLIDLMVDTVLSDPPDLGAVPGGWRPRIETWARACRDVYRAHPWILTATGLRRHAMGPHQVAWLDTALAAFEPTGLSARRRHDAAILVLSLVRNLTQEALDSTEAGDAEWNRLTTHQLTVHADRFPALTRAVTEGAFAPTDDDPLTFGLTCVLDGIQGLIESADRPE from the coding sequence GTGCCGGCGAACAAGGAGAAGAACCGGGATCCGGGCGTCAGCCTCGCGCTGCTGTGGGGCGAGGGAGACGGCCGTCCGCGACGGGGCCCGAAGCCGAAGTTCACCGCTGCTCAAGTGGCCCGCAGCGGCGTCGCGATCGCCGACGCGGAGGGACTGGAGTCCCTCTCCATGCAGCGGGTGGCGGAGATGCTCGGGGTCACCACGATGGCCCTCTACCGCTACGTTCCCGGCAAGCCCGACCTCATCGACCTGATGGTCGACACGGTCCTCAGCGACCCGCCCGACCTCGGCGCCGTCCCGGGCGGCTGGCGCCCCCGCATCGAGACCTGGGCCCGCGCTTGCCGGGACGTCTACCGCGCCCACCCCTGGATCCTGACCGCGACGGGCCTACGACGCCACGCGATGGGCCCCCACCAGGTGGCCTGGCTGGACACGGCCCTGGCCGCCTTCGAACCGACCGGGCTCAGCGCCCGCCGCCGCCACGACGCCGCCATCCTCGTACTGAGCCTCGTACGCAATCTCACCCAGGAGGCGCTCGACAGCACGGAGGCGGGCGACGCGGAGTGGAACCGCCTCACCACCCACCAACTCACCGTGCACGCGGACCGGTTCCCCGCGCTGACCCGGGCCGTGACGGAGGGGGCCTTCGCCCCTACGGACGACGACCCCCTCACCTTCGGCCTCACCTGCGTACTGGACGGCATCCAGGGACTCATCGAGTCTGCGGACCGCCCAGAGTGA
- a CDS encoding VOC family protein — MPVELNHTIVPARDPQVSAQFLAGILGLSVDPPLTHFTPVRMANQVTLDYDQLDDFEPHHYAFTVGEEEFEAALARIQGGGITHYGDPACQEIGQVYRSERTEGLRGTYFRDPDGHLMEILTLGGPQTR; from the coding sequence ATGCCCGTGGAGCTGAATCACACCATCGTCCCCGCCCGTGACCCGCAGGTCTCGGCGCAGTTCCTGGCCGGGATCCTCGGCCTGAGCGTCGATCCGCCGCTGACGCACTTCACGCCGGTCAGGATGGCCAATCAAGTCACCCTGGACTACGACCAGTTGGACGACTTCGAGCCGCACCACTACGCGTTCACGGTCGGCGAGGAGGAGTTCGAGGCCGCCCTCGCCCGCATCCAGGGCGGCGGAATCACCCACTACGGCGACCCTGCGTGCCAGGAGATCGGCCAGGTCTACCGGAGCGAGCGCACCGAGGGTCTCAGGGGCACGTACTTCCGTGACCCCGACGGGCATCTGATGGAAATCCTCACTCTGGGCGGTCCGCAGACTCGATGA
- a CDS encoding DUF1772 domain-containing protein, giving the protein MLNALEVFTTVVVGLMVGVEFAVAFVMNPILNALPEDSGQLGHAHGGRMLGAVMPFWYIGSLVLAAIWAVAGWDHHGTGLVVIAGALLIVSVLMSVLLLVPINNRGKTWTPENRPADWKDQLNRWLFFHYIRVAVIVAAFTLLVTALV; this is encoded by the coding sequence ATGCTCAACGCACTTGAGGTGTTCACCACCGTGGTTGTCGGACTGATGGTGGGGGTGGAGTTCGCCGTCGCCTTCGTCATGAACCCGATCCTCAACGCACTCCCCGAGGACAGCGGCCAGCTCGGCCATGCCCACGGGGGCCGGATGCTCGGCGCCGTGATGCCGTTCTGGTACATCGGCTCGCTCGTCCTCGCCGCGATCTGGGCGGTCGCCGGCTGGGACCACCACGGCACCGGCCTCGTCGTCATCGCCGGCGCGCTGCTGATCGTCAGCGTGCTGATGTCGGTCCTGCTGCTCGTCCCGATCAACAACCGCGGCAAGACATGGACCCCCGAGAACCGGCCCGCCGACTGGAAGGACCAGTTGAACCGCTGGCTCTTCTTCCACTACATCCGCGTCGCCGTCATCGTCGCCGCCTTCACCCTGCTGGTCACCGCCCTCGTCTGA
- a CDS encoding TetR/AcrR family transcriptional regulator, translating to MSVQERKERERSERERLIVATARELAEQQGWGAVTTRKLAERIEYSQPVLYSHFRGKREIIGAVALEGATEMAVAVRAATAAADGPRARVTALARAYLDFAERNPAAYDAIFQLDGGLAYAQEDTPEPLKDAFAALEESLGEVAGDGVGGGLFTEVFWASLHGVATLTRAGRLPPEYTERRVELLVDRLPVL from the coding sequence ATGTCGGTTCAAGAACGCAAGGAACGCGAACGGTCGGAACGCGAGCGCCTCATCGTGGCGACCGCCCGCGAACTCGCCGAGCAGCAGGGCTGGGGCGCGGTCACCACGCGCAAGCTCGCCGAGCGCATCGAGTACAGCCAGCCCGTCCTCTACAGCCACTTCCGCGGCAAACGGGAGATCATCGGCGCGGTCGCCCTGGAGGGCGCCACCGAGATGGCCGTGGCAGTACGGGCGGCGACCGCCGCCGCGGACGGCCCGCGCGCCCGGGTCACCGCCCTGGCCCGCGCCTACCTGGACTTCGCCGAGCGCAACCCGGCGGCCTACGACGCGATCTTCCAGCTCGACGGCGGCCTGGCGTACGCACAGGAGGACACCCCGGAGCCCTTGAAGGACGCCTTCGCCGCGCTGGAGGAGAGCCTGGGCGAGGTGGCCGGGGACGGCGTCGGCGGGGGCCTGTTCACCGAGGTGTTCTGGGCGTCACTGCACGGGGTGGCGACCCTGACGCGGGCGGGCCGGCTGCCGCCGGAGTACACCGAGCGGAGGGTGGAGCTGCTGGTGGACCGGCTCCCCGTGCTCTGA
- a CDS encoding DUF397 domain-containing protein produces MSTELNWFKSTYSGTGGGDCVEVALSWRKSSHSNTEGGECVEVATSPTAIHLRDSKLTSSPQFAVPAASWTAFIAYATAD; encoded by the coding sequence ATGAGTACCGAGCTCAATTGGTTCAAGTCCACGTACAGCGGTACTGGTGGCGGGGACTGCGTCGAAGTCGCCCTGTCCTGGCGCAAGTCCAGCCACAGCAACACAGAGGGCGGCGAGTGCGTCGAGGTAGCCACGTCCCCCACCGCCATCCACCTCCGCGACTCAAAGCTCACCAGCAGCCCCCAGTTCGCCGTCCCCGCCGCCTCCTGGACCGCGTTCATCGCGTACGCGACCGCCGACTAG
- a CDS encoding helix-turn-helix domain-containing protein, translating to MTEAWRYCGNQCKLWRERAGVSRAELGAEAGYEYDTVRSMEVGRRRPTLRLLETADRLCGAKGLLVAAHQFLKPEKFLSYSQDFIRYESEAIVLNAYQPLLVPGLLQTRATARGLLNAHWPPLDDETIEVRLEARLDRQSLLRKQTRSCSFVIGEAALRHAVGSVDEHRCQLLHLLEVGERRNVTIQVMPFGGAHPGLNGPFVLLETPEHEQLAYEEGQRMGVLYSDPDEVSVVAQRHAMILRRALGPEESARFIGKLAEEQ from the coding sequence GTGACCGAGGCGTGGCGGTACTGCGGGAATCAGTGCAAGTTGTGGCGCGAGCGGGCGGGCGTGTCTCGTGCGGAGTTGGGTGCGGAGGCGGGGTACGAGTACGACACCGTGCGCTCCATGGAGGTTGGTCGGCGCCGGCCGACGTTGCGGTTGCTGGAGACGGCGGATCGGTTGTGCGGGGCGAAGGGGTTGCTGGTTGCGGCTCATCAGTTCCTCAAGCCGGAGAAGTTCCTCTCGTACTCGCAGGACTTCATCCGGTACGAGTCAGAGGCGATCGTCCTCAACGCGTACCAGCCGCTGCTCGTTCCGGGGCTGCTGCAGACCAGGGCAACGGCACGGGGGCTACTCAACGCGCACTGGCCGCCGTTGGACGACGAGACGATTGAGGTCCGACTCGAGGCTCGACTGGACCGGCAGTCATTGCTGAGGAAACAGACCAGATCCTGCAGCTTCGTCATCGGGGAAGCAGCTTTGCGCCACGCGGTCGGCAGCGTTGATGAGCATCGATGTCAACTGCTCCATCTGCTCGAGGTGGGCGAGCGGCGCAACGTGACCATCCAGGTTATGCCGTTCGGCGGTGCGCATCCGGGGCTCAACGGTCCGTTCGTCCTGCTGGAGACGCCTGAGCATGAGCAGCTCGCCTATGAGGAAGGGCAGCGCATGGGGGTGCTGTATTCGGACCCGGATGAGGTCAGTGTTGTTGCGCAGCGCCATGCAATGATCCTCCGAAGGGCGCTCGGCCCCGAGGAATCGGCGCGCTTCATAGGGAAGTTGGCGGAGGAGCAATGA
- a CDS encoding ATP-binding protein — MTSAIPQDIEWRLPHRPRSVGRARTLLGEQLHYWKVPDETAATAVLLLSELLTNAVRHATTPPGREVSARAILRACGTLRIEVSDANTARPEPQHPTPDAESGRGLTLVAALATAWDTGPRPYGIGKTVWFELAPTP, encoded by the coding sequence ATGACCAGCGCAATCCCCCAGGACATCGAGTGGCGTCTCCCCCACCGCCCCCGAAGCGTCGGCCGCGCCCGCACGCTCCTCGGCGAGCAACTCCACTACTGGAAGGTGCCCGACGAGACGGCAGCCACAGCCGTACTGCTCCTCAGCGAACTCCTCACGAATGCGGTACGGCACGCGACCACACCCCCCGGCCGCGAGGTCTCGGCCCGCGCAATCCTCCGCGCCTGCGGAACCCTCCGCATCGAGGTCTCGGACGCGAACACCGCACGCCCCGAACCCCAACACCCCACCCCGGACGCCGAGTCGGGCCGGGGCCTCACTCTGGTCGCAGCGCTAGCCACCGCCTGGGACACCGGCCCCCGCCCGTACGGCATCGGCAAAACGGTCTGGTTCGAGCTCGCGCCAACACCCTGA
- a CDS encoding LysE family translocator has translation MDMTTLAAFLAVDLLLVFTPGADWAYAIGAGLRDRSVVPAVAGLIAGYAGYTLLAVAGLVVVVASSPSLLTALTVLGAAYLMWLGWSVLVRPAAVSASAEAVGSSRWQVMVRGAGISGLNPKALLLYFSLFPQFIDAGAGWPVAAQTGLLGVLHMVSCAVVYLAVGVLARTVLKARPSAARAVTRVSGGMMIAIGGFLLAERLIG, from the coding sequence ATGGACATGACCACGTTGGCGGCCTTCCTGGCCGTGGATCTGCTGCTGGTGTTCACACCCGGCGCGGACTGGGCGTACGCGATCGGGGCGGGTCTGCGGGACCGGTCGGTGGTTCCGGCGGTGGCCGGGCTGATAGCCGGATACGCCGGGTACACCCTGCTGGCCGTGGCAGGTCTGGTGGTGGTCGTCGCGAGCTCGCCGAGTCTGCTGACGGCGCTGACCGTCCTCGGGGCCGCGTATCTGATGTGGCTCGGGTGGAGCGTGCTGGTGCGACCGGCCGCGGTGAGCGCGTCGGCGGAGGCGGTGGGTTCCTCGCGGTGGCAGGTCATGGTGAGGGGCGCGGGGATCAGCGGTCTGAACCCCAAGGCGCTGCTGCTGTACTTCTCGCTGTTCCCGCAGTTCATCGACGCGGGGGCGGGCTGGCCCGTCGCTGCCCAGACGGGTCTGCTGGGCGTGCTCCACATGGTGAGTTGCGCGGTCGTCTATCTGGCGGTGGGCGTCCTCGCCCGTACGGTGCTGAAGGCGCGGCCGTCGGCGGCCCGGGCGGTGACCCGTGTCTCCGGGGGCATGATGATCGCCATCGGCGGGTTCCTGCTGGCGGAACGCCTGATCGGCTGA
- a CDS encoding Lrp/AsnC family transcriptional regulator — protein sequence MDALDRKILTELQLDGRLTVTELAARVKLSVSPCHRRVRDLEREGAIRGYRAVVDAAAVGLNFEALVFATLRWEDRDTVPAFEKAVAAVPHVIQAQRLFGEPDYLLRVATTDLAAFQQLYDEQLAILPGVQRLTSTLVMKDVVTDRPLPDPPKAKGAA from the coding sequence ATGGACGCCCTGGACCGGAAGATTCTGACCGAGCTGCAGCTGGACGGCCGCCTCACGGTGACCGAACTGGCCGCCCGCGTGAAGCTGAGCGTGTCCCCCTGCCACCGCCGCGTACGCGACCTCGAACGCGAGGGCGCGATCCGCGGCTACCGCGCCGTCGTGGACGCGGCGGCCGTCGGCCTGAACTTCGAGGCCCTGGTCTTCGCCACTCTGCGCTGGGAGGACCGCGACACCGTCCCCGCGTTCGAGAAGGCCGTGGCCGCGGTCCCCCATGTGATCCAGGCACAGCGTCTGTTCGGCGAACCCGACTACCTCCTGCGCGTGGCCACCACCGACCTGGCCGCCTTCCAGCAGTTGTACGACGAGCAGTTGGCCATCCTGCCCGGCGTCCAGCGCCTGACCTCGACCCTCGTCATGAAGGACGTCGTCACCGACCGCCCGCTGCCCGACCCGCCGAAGGCGAAGGGCGCCGCGTAA
- a CDS encoding helix-turn-helix transcriptional regulator: MTSDQQRLELAQFIRSRRERRRPEDVGMPSVGYRRTPGLRREEVAIVAGVSVTWYTWLEQAREIRVSRQVLGSLARALGLDTVETRHLFRLAGEVPPDATASPVRAQLPQQYELLLTHLDPNPAFVVNPRFDIVAWNRGCEVLYGDLAALPEAQRNVLWLTFTSPEARAMSIDWEEEASHTLALFRTQVGEGVMAPEIAALISELEAASEDFARLWQRKEVAPFVPKQRTIRHPRLGEIALDYVKMHIAGDDKTVVAYLSVPGSELAKQLEAEVAVRTP; this comes from the coding sequence GTGACCTCCGACCAACAGCGCCTCGAACTCGCCCAGTTCATACGCAGCCGACGCGAGCGGCGCAGGCCCGAGGACGTGGGGATGCCGTCCGTCGGGTACCGGCGCACTCCCGGCCTCCGGCGCGAGGAGGTGGCGATCGTCGCCGGTGTCAGCGTCACCTGGTACACCTGGTTGGAGCAGGCGCGCGAGATCCGCGTCTCGCGTCAGGTCCTCGGCAGCCTCGCCCGCGCCCTCGGCCTCGACACCGTCGAGACCAGGCACCTCTTCCGGCTCGCGGGCGAGGTGCCGCCCGACGCGACGGCCTCTCCCGTACGGGCCCAACTGCCCCAGCAGTACGAGCTGTTGCTGACCCACCTGGACCCGAACCCCGCCTTCGTCGTCAACCCGCGCTTCGACATCGTGGCGTGGAACCGGGGCTGCGAAGTCCTCTACGGAGACCTGGCCGCCCTCCCCGAGGCACAGCGCAACGTCCTGTGGCTCACGTTCACCTCGCCCGAGGCGAGGGCCATGTCGATCGACTGGGAGGAAGAGGCGTCCCACACCCTCGCGCTCTTCCGGACCCAGGTGGGCGAGGGGGTGATGGCACCCGAGATCGCCGCCCTGATCTCCGAACTCGAAGCGGCCAGCGAGGACTTCGCCCGGCTGTGGCAGCGCAAGGAGGTGGCGCCGTTCGTGCCAAAACAGCGGACGATACGCCACCCCCGGCTCGGCGAGATCGCACTGGACTACGTCAAGATGCACATCGCCGGCGACGACAAGACGGTGGTCGCCTACCTCTCCGTACCGGGGTCCGAGCTGGCGAAGCAGCTGGAGGCCGAGGTCGCGGTCAGGACACCGTGA
- a CDS encoding SDR family oxidoreductase has translation MRVVIMGGTSGIGLAAAELLAADGAEVIVTGRDAERLAAVKDRVGSAEQVDGTDESAVTGFFERVGVFDHLVLAFSPGALGLGPLADVSLADIKGAFDGKLFPYLFAVQKAQVTGSVTVVSAATARAAVPGTVTLAAVNGAVERIVPPLAVELAPVRVNAVAPGAIDTPWWSFLPEETREAQFAAAAEGLPAKRVGAPEDVAEAIRYLIGSTYVTGTILPVDGGFTVS, from the coding sequence ATGCGTGTTGTGATCATGGGTGGGACGTCCGGTATCGGTCTGGCCGCCGCCGAGCTACTGGCCGCCGACGGCGCCGAGGTGATCGTCACCGGGCGCGATGCGGAGAGGCTGGCCGCGGTCAAGGACCGGGTCGGATCCGCGGAGCAGGTCGACGGCACCGACGAGAGTGCGGTGACCGGGTTCTTCGAGCGGGTCGGGGTGTTCGACCACCTGGTGCTCGCCTTCAGTCCGGGCGCGCTGGGGTTGGGGCCGCTGGCCGATGTGAGCCTCGCCGACATCAAGGGGGCCTTCGACGGCAAGCTCTTCCCCTACCTCTTCGCCGTACAGAAGGCCCAGGTCACCGGCTCCGTCACGGTGGTGTCCGCCGCCACCGCGCGGGCGGCGGTCCCCGGCACGGTGACGCTGGCCGCGGTCAACGGCGCCGTCGAGCGGATCGTGCCGCCGCTGGCCGTCGAGCTGGCGCCGGTACGGGTCAACGCCGTCGCGCCGGGGGCCATCGATACGCCCTGGTGGTCGTTCCTGCCGGAGGAGACGAGGGAGGCGCAGTTCGCGGCGGCCGCGGAAGGGCTGCCGGCGAAGCGGGTCGGGGCGCCCGAGGACGTGGCGGAGGCGATCCGCTATCTGATCGGGTCGACGTACGTCACTGGGACGATCCTGCCCGTCGACGGCGGCTTCACGGTGTCCTGA
- a CDS encoding ankyrin repeat domain-containing protein: MNRRKQKKLADKLVWAAMSHDVKQVRALLRSGADPDAPDVDGETPLYAASVQGAAENVRLLLAAGASPDAQSSGPGSDGTPLCAAACWGETAVVRELLAGGADPNLREDEGTGMTALEWAEAGPHPETADVLRAAAGA; the protein is encoded by the coding sequence ATGAACCGCAGAAAACAGAAGAAGCTCGCCGACAAGCTCGTCTGGGCCGCCATGTCCCACGACGTCAAGCAGGTCAGGGCCCTCCTCCGCTCCGGCGCGGACCCGGACGCCCCCGACGTCGACGGCGAGACCCCTCTCTACGCGGCCTCGGTCCAGGGCGCCGCGGAGAACGTCCGCCTGCTCCTGGCCGCCGGCGCCTCCCCCGACGCCCAGAGTTCAGGACCGGGCTCGGACGGCACCCCGCTGTGCGCGGCCGCGTGCTGGGGCGAGACCGCGGTCGTACGGGAACTCCTCGCAGGCGGCGCGGACCCGAACCTGCGCGAGGACGAGGGCACGGGGATGACGGCCCTGGAGTGGGCGGAGGCAGGGCCCCACCCGGAGACCGCGGACGTACTGCGCGCGGCGGCCGGCGCTTAG
- a CDS encoding response regulator transcription factor, translated as MTETSTEAAVERRVRVVLVDDHRMFRTGVQAEIGQTETTGVEVVGEAADVDQAVTVITATRPEVVLLDVHLPGGGGVEVLRRSAAMMSDAENPVRFLALSVSDAAEDVIGVIRGGARGYVTKTITGTDLVDSIFRVQDGDAVFSPRLAGFVLDAFASTDAPPVDEDMDRLTQREREVLRLIARGYAYKEIAKQLFISVKTVESHVSAVLRKLQLSNRHELTRWATARRLV; from the coding sequence ATGACCGAGACCAGCACCGAAGCAGCCGTAGAGCGCAGGGTCAGGGTCGTCCTCGTCGACGACCACCGGATGTTCCGCACGGGCGTCCAGGCCGAGATCGGCCAGACCGAGACCACGGGCGTCGAGGTGGTGGGCGAGGCGGCCGACGTCGACCAGGCGGTCACCGTCATCACGGCGACGCGGCCGGAGGTCGTCCTGCTGGACGTGCACCTGCCGGGCGGCGGTGGCGTTGAGGTGCTGCGCCGGTCGGCGGCGATGATGTCGGACGCCGAAAACCCGGTGCGCTTCCTGGCGTTGTCGGTGTCGGACGCGGCGGAGGACGTCATCGGGGTCATCCGGGGCGGGGCGCGCGGCTACGTCACGAAGACGATCACGGGGACGGACCTGGTCGACTCGATCTTCCGGGTGCAGGACGGCGATGCGGTGTTCTCGCCGCGACTGGCGGGCTTCGTGCTCGACGCGTTCGCGTCGACGGACGCACCGCCGGTGGACGAGGACATGGACCGACTGACGCAGCGGGAGAGGGAGGTGCTGCGGCTGATCGCGCGCGGATATGCGTACAAGGAGATCGCGAAGCAGCTCTTCATCTCGGTGAAGACGGTGGAGTCGCACGTCTCGGCGGTACTGAGGAAGCTGCAGCTCTCCAACCGGCATGAGCTGACCCGGTGGGCGACGGCGCGACGCCTCGTCTGA
- a CDS encoding PspC domain-containing protein has translation MPPVAPPRAERAAAAEAPEDPPLRKLYRSAEGRMLGGVARGLAGHLGVPVAWVRAAFIVLFTLEGLGALLYVAFWFVVPLGLGGVDAPRAAYAEVRTPDGRRRLLRKPDKGQIVALIALIVGGVIFGQNVSVGGDASPYIWPALLIGAGVVLVWRQVDNSRRAHWTAVGKSSRLLPLARGLAGVALVGTGFTAFIVIQGSAAQLGNLLTATLAVLAGIALLAGPWIVRMTQDLSQERLMRIRAQERAEVAAHVHDSVLHTLTLIQRNADDGGEVRRLARAQERELRAWLYKPEGTGKDEEPQTLAEAVKKSAAEVEDKHGVPLEVVVVGDCPLDEKLTAQMQAAREAMVNAAKYGGEGGAVQVFAEVEGRTVFVSVRDRGPGFDLDSVPDDRMGVRESIIGRMQRHGGTASLRSAPEGGTVVELEMERA, from the coding sequence ATGCCGCCAGTTGCCCCGCCACGCGCCGAACGCGCCGCTGCCGCCGAAGCCCCGGAGGACCCTCCGCTGCGCAAGCTGTACCGCAGCGCCGAGGGCCGGATGCTCGGCGGTGTCGCGCGCGGACTCGCCGGTCACCTCGGGGTGCCCGTCGCCTGGGTGCGGGCCGCCTTCATCGTGCTGTTCACGCTGGAGGGGCTCGGCGCGCTGCTGTACGTCGCCTTCTGGTTCGTGGTGCCGCTGGGGCTCGGCGGGGTGGACGCGCCGCGGGCCGCGTACGCGGAGGTGCGGACGCCCGACGGGCGCCGCAGGCTGCTCCGTAAACCCGACAAGGGCCAGATCGTCGCGCTCATCGCGCTGATCGTCGGCGGGGTGATCTTCGGCCAGAACGTCTCGGTAGGCGGCGACGCCAGCCCCTACATCTGGCCCGCACTGCTCATCGGCGCGGGCGTCGTCCTGGTCTGGCGCCAGGTCGACAACTCGCGCCGCGCGCACTGGACCGCGGTGGGCAAGAGCAGCCGCCTGCTGCCGCTGGCGCGCGGGCTGGCGGGCGTGGCGCTGGTGGGCACGGGCTTCACCGCCTTCATCGTCATCCAGGGCTCGGCCGCCCAGCTCGGCAACCTGCTCACCGCGACGCTGGCGGTGCTCGCGGGCATCGCGCTGCTGGCCGGCCCGTGGATCGTACGGATGACGCAAGACCTTTCCCAGGAACGGCTGATGCGTATCCGCGCGCAGGAGCGGGCGGAGGTGGCGGCGCATGTGCACGACTCGGTGCTGCACACGCTGACCCTGATCCAGCGCAACGCGGACGACGGCGGCGAGGTGCGGCGCCTGGCGCGCGCCCAGGAGCGCGAGCTGCGGGCGTGGCTGTACAAGCCGGAGGGGACGGGCAAGGACGAGGAGCCCCAGACCCTGGCGGAGGCGGTGAAGAAGTCCGCGGCCGAGGTCGAGGACAAGCACGGCGTCCCCCTCGAAGTCGTGGTCGTCGGCGACTGCCCGCTCGACGAGAAACTGACCGCACAGATGCAGGCCGCGAGGGAAGCGATGGTCAACGCCGCCAAGTACGGTGGCGAGGGCGGGGCGGTGCAGGTCTTCGCGGAGGTCGAGGGCCGTACGGTCTTCGTGTCGGTACGGGACAGGGGGCCCGGCTTCGATCTGGATTCCGTACCGGACGACCGCATGGGCGTACGAGAATCCATCATCGGCCGGATGCAGCGCCACGGCGGTACGGCGAGTCTGCGATCCGCGCCCGAGGGCGGCACCGTAGTGGAACTGGAGATGGAGCGAGCATGA
- a CDS encoding PspC domain-containing protein codes for MTDQQAEAVAEAPAEDRPQLRRHRSNKVVAGVCGGLGRHFDLDPVIFRVVLGVLAVTGGVGLIFYGFAWLLVPLDGEDENEARRLLTGRVEGTSMMAVLFALVGCGLFLSMLSYVSVLVFAALLCLGVAGASVWSQRRRLADDETLDPLTAQTVADAPPETKAPPAPGGPSWWRDPIVKDGTTGPVGSGYLWGPADTPEDVAPASRRKSPRTASAAVRGPRGIGGRIFLNALIWGGLGTGLAWDHQPLGTALQIGFACALAVFGIGFVISAFAGRTGVGTIFLALVTAGLLAGASALPKDISTDWSPTEWKPASITSVEPKYRIGSGHGTLDLSTLTIPAGQSVTTRAEVGAGLMKVVVPKNATVHLTVDVALGDIRVPGENENDVNVSPGQHKTMTLSPPNGTTAGGTIELDLKVGVGQAEVARAAQ; via the coding sequence ATGACGGACCAGCAAGCCGAAGCCGTAGCGGAAGCCCCGGCCGAAGACCGCCCCCAGCTCCGCCGCCACCGCAGCAACAAGGTGGTCGCCGGGGTGTGCGGCGGGCTCGGCCGGCACTTCGACCTCGACCCGGTGATCTTCCGGGTCGTGCTCGGCGTGCTCGCCGTGACCGGCGGCGTCGGCCTGATCTTCTACGGTTTCGCCTGGCTGCTCGTCCCGCTCGACGGCGAGGACGAGAACGAGGCCCGCCGACTGCTGACCGGCCGCGTCGAGGGCACGTCGATGATGGCGGTGCTCTTCGCCCTGGTCGGCTGCGGGCTGTTCCTCTCGATGCTGAGCTACGTGTCCGTACTGGTCTTCGCCGCCCTGCTGTGCCTGGGCGTCGCGGGCGCCTCCGTCTGGTCCCAGCGCCGCCGGCTCGCGGACGACGAGACGCTCGACCCGCTGACCGCTCAGACGGTCGCGGACGCCCCGCCGGAGACGAAGGCGCCACCCGCCCCGGGCGGCCCCTCGTGGTGGCGGGACCCGATCGTCAAGGACGGCACGACGGGCCCGGTCGGCTCCGGCTACCTCTGGGGCCCCGCCGACACCCCCGAGGACGTGGCGCCCGCCTCGCGCAGGAAGTCGCCCCGTACCGCCTCCGCCGCGGTGCGCGGCCCGCGCGGTATCGGCGGCAGGATCTTCCTCAACGCGCTGATCTGGGGCGGCCTGGGCACGGGTCTCGCCTGGGACCACCAGCCGCTCGGCACCGCGCTGCAGATCGGCTTCGCGTGCGCGCTCGCCGTCTTCGGCATCGGCTTCGTGATCAGCGCGTTCGCGGGACGTACGGGCGTCGGCACGATCTTCCTCGCGCTGGTCACGGCGGGGCTCCTCGCGGGCGCCTCCGCGCTGCCCAAGGACATCAGCACGGACTGGTCGCCCACGGAGTGGAAACCGGCCTCGATCACCTCGGTGGAGCCCAAGTACCGCATCGGCTCGGGCCACGGCACCCTCGACCTGAGCACCCTCACGATCCCGGCGGGCCAGTCCGTGACGACCCGGGCGGAGGTGGGCGCGGGCCTCATGAAGGTGGTCGTACCGAAGAACGCGACCGTGCACCTGACCGTCGACGTCGCGCTGGGAGACATCCGGGTCCCCGGCGAGAACGAGAACGACGTCAACGTCTCGCCCGGCCAGCACAAGACCATGACCCTCAGCCCGCCCAACGGGACCACCGCGGGCGGCACCATCGAGCTCGACCTGAAGGTCGGCGTCGGACAGGCGGAGGTGGCCCGTGCCGCACAGTGA